The DNA sequence TCCGGTTTACCGGCCATAAAGGTAAAGCAGGTATTGCCCAGATCGTGGAATACCGCGCCGCCGCCGCTGCTGCGCCGCGCCAGACGAACGTTATCCTCTTCCATACGTCGGGTATTACACTCTTTCCAGGGATTTTGCGCGCGGCCAATCACCACCGTATCGGCATTGCGCCACAGAAACAGTACCCGCTGCGTCGCGGGCATCTGGCGAAAAATAGACTCCTCAACCGCCAGGTTGAACCACGGATCGTAAGAGTCGGAGAGCAGCAGGCGCAGCGTGGACATAGCGATTTCCTTATTCTGATTCATCTTTATCTTCATCCTTTACAGGCTTATTGGCGGTAAGCAGGAAAGGCGATTGCTGCCAGTGGGTACGTTTACCCTGCAGCAGAGTGCGCGTCAGGACCACCCCGATGGCCAGCGATAGCAGCAGCATCAGGCGCAATATGTTGGTGGTATTATCCACCTGCTTAGCTTCGGTAGCTAAGGTATGAGTATCCAGCGTCAGGCGCAGATAGCCGAGCGGGCCGTTTTTACCCTGAATAGGCTCGACGATTTGCTGATTGAAGTAGCCGCCCGCTTTTTTTCCGTCCAGCGCCAGCCGATCGCGTACTTCGACGCTTTCGCCTGAGCGCGCTACCAGATCGCCCTGTTCGTCGTACACGCCAGCGTCGAGGATCCGGCTTTTGTGGGTAAGCTGTTCCAGCAGCTGGCTAATCCGCTTTTCATCAGGCGTCTCGCTGCGCAGCAGCGGCGCCAGGTTGAGCGTGACCTGCTGGGCAAGCGTGCGGGCCAGTTCTTCCAGCTGCGGATTGCGCTGCTTCTGGCTGTTCTGGCTGAACCACGAGGCGCCCTGCATCAGGGCGACGAGGAGCGCGAGACAGATCAGAACTATCACCGCGCGGTGCAGCCGGAATTTAAGTTTTGCGCGTACCATATTCCACCTTTGAAAATTTGCAGCTTAATGTTGCCAGAAGCGCTGGTTACAAGGTAGCCTCATGCGTTATTTTCCTCGCCTGAATGAAGTGATGTGGAGCCGTGATGCCAAACAGTTTGACCTGGTGCGACCTGCCTGAAGATGTTTCCCTGTGGCCTGGATTGCCGCTTTCCCTGAGCGGTGATGAGGTCATGCCGTTGGATTATCATGCCGGACGCAGCGGCTGGCTGCTGTATGGTCGCGGTCTTAACAAGCGTCGTCTGACCGAGTGGCAGCGCGAACTGGGCGCAGCTCTGGTGATTGTTGCCTCCTGGGCTGTTGACGACTATCAGGTGATTCGACTGGCTGGCTCTTTAACGCTGCGAGCGACCCGTCTGGCCCATGAGGCCGGGTTTGACGTCGCGCCGCTGGGTAAAATCCCCCATTTGCGTACGCCGGGCCTGCTGGTCATGGATATGGACTCGACGGCGATCCAGATTGAGTGCATTGATGAAATCGCCAAACTGGCCGGTACCGGCGAGCTGGTCTCGGAAGTGACCGAGCGCGCGATGCGCGGCGAGCTTGATTTCACCGCCAGCCTGCGTCAGCGGGTGGCAACACTAAAAGATGCCGATGCAAATATTTTGCTGCAGGTACGCGAAACGCTGCCGCTGATGCCGGGCCTGACCCAGCTGGTGCTGAAGCTGGAAACGCTTGGCTGGAAAGTGGCGATCGCCTCCGGCGGCTTTACCTTCTTTGCCGAGTATCTGCGCGACAAGCTGCATCTGGACGCGGTGTTTGCCAACGAACTGGAGATTATGGACGGTAAGCTGACTGGCAACGTTATCGGCGATATCGTCGATGCGAAATACAAAGCCAATGTGCTGCGCAAACTGGCGGAAAAGTATGAAATCCCGCCGGCGCAAACCGTCGCCATTGGCGATGGCGCGAACGATCTGCCGATGATCAAAGCGGCAGGGCTCGGCATCGCCTACCATGCTAAGCCGAAAGTCAATGAACTGGCGGAAGTAACAATCCGTCATGCTGACCTGATGGGAGTATTCTGTATTCTCTCCGGCAGCATGAATCAAAAGTAAGAGGTTAACGTGGCGAAAGCTCCAAAACGCGCATTTGTCTGTAATGAATGCGGTGCGGATTATCCGCGCTGGCAGGGGCAGTGCAGCGCCTGTCATGCCTGGAATACCATCACCGAGATGCGCATAGCCGCTTCGCCGCAGGTGGCAAGAAACGAGCGTCTGTCAGGCTACGCCGGGAATGCCGGCGTATCGAAAGTACAAAAGCTCTCGGATATCAGCCTGGAAGCGCTGCCGCGCTTTTCTACCGGATTTAAAGAGTTTGACCGCGTGCTCGGCGGCGGCGTGGTGCCGGGGAGCGCGATCCTGATCGGCGGTAACCCCGGAGCCGGTAAGTCGACGCTGCTGCTGCAGACCCTGTGTAAGCTGTCTGAAGGCATGAAGACGCTGTACGTCACCGGAGAAGAGTCGCTTCAGCAGGTGGCGATGCGCGCCCACCGTTTAGGGCTGCCGACGGCCAACCTCAATATGCTGTCAGAAACCAGTATTGAGCAGATTTGCCAGATTGCTGACGAAGAAAAGCCGCAGCTGATGGTTATCGACTCTATTCAGGTCATGCATATGGCCGACGTGCAGTCGTCGCCTGGCAGCGTGGCCCAGGTGCGCGAAACGGCGGCTTATTTAACGCGCTTTGCCAAGACCCGAGGCGTGGCTATCGTCATGGTCGGCCACGTCACCAAAGACGGCTCGCTGGCCGGGCCAAAGGTGCTGGAGCACTGTATCGACTGCTCCGTTCTGCTCGACGGCGATGCCGATTCGCGTTTCCGTACTTTGCGCAGCCATAAAAACCGCTTCGGCGCCGTTAATGAGCTGGGCGTATTCGCCATGACCGAGCAGGGTCTGCGCGAAGTCAGCAACCCGTCCGCCATCTTCCTCAGCCGTGGCGATGAAGTCACTTCCGGCAGCTCGGTGATGGTGGTCTGGGAAGGTACTCGCCCGCTGCTGGTGGAGATCCAGGCGCTGGTCGATCATTCGATGATGTCCAACCCGCGCCGCGTGGCGGTAGGGCTGGAGCAAAACCGTCTGGCGATTCTGCTGGCGGTGCTACACCGTCACGGTGGCCTGCAGATGGCTGACCAGGACGTGTTCGTTAACGTTGTTGGCGGGGTGAAGGTCACCGAGACCAGCGCCGACCTGGCGCTGCTGCTGGCAATGGTTTCCAGCCTGCGCGACCGTCCGCTGCCGCAGGATCTGGTGGTTTTTGGCGAGGTGGGGCTGGCCGGCGAAATCCGTCCGGTGCCGAGCGGCCAGGAGCGTATATCTGAAGCGGCTAAGCATGGCTTTCGTCGCGCTATCGTTCCGGCGGCTAATGTGCCGAAAAAAGTGCCGGAAGGAATGCAGATCTTTGGCGTGAAGAAGCTTGCGGACGCACTAAGCGTCTTTGACGACTTATAATTAAATATCCGTCGCTTTCCGGCGGCAGGTCTGCTGGTGTCGTTCGCTGACCCGAATTACTTAGTTCACTAAGCCCATCGGGAAGCCGCCCTCCTGCTACCGGAAATCCGCAGGATATTTTTTCAGTATTGCTAAAGCAGGAGGCTCTTGTGTCATCATTCGACTATATCAAAACCGCAATTAAGCAGAAGGGCTGCACGCTACAGCAGGTAGCTGACGCCAGCGGGATGACAAAAGGCTATTTGAGCCAGCTGCTTAACGCCAAAATTAAAAGCCCCAGCGCGCAGAAGCTGGAAGCTCTGCACCGCTTCCTGGGGCTGGCGTTTCCGCGCCAGCAAAAAACCGTGGGAGTGGTTTTTGGTAAGTTTTACCCGCTGCATACCGGGCATATTTACTTGATTCAGCGCGCCTGTAGCCAGGTCGATGAGCTGCATATCATCATGGGCTATGACGATCCCCGCGATCGCGAACTGTTT is a window from the Klebsiella oxytoca genome containing:
- the serB gene encoding phosphoserine phosphatase, translating into MPNSLTWCDLPEDVSLWPGLPLSLSGDEVMPLDYHAGRSGWLLYGRGLNKRRLTEWQRELGAALVIVASWAVDDYQVIRLAGSLTLRATRLAHEAGFDVAPLGKIPHLRTPGLLVMDMDSTAIQIECIDEIAKLAGTGELVSEVTERAMRGELDFTASLRQRVATLKDADANILLQVRETLPLMPGLTQLVLKLETLGWKVAIASGGFTFFAEYLRDKLHLDAVFANELEIMDGKLTGNVIGDIVDAKYKANVLRKLAEKYEIPPAQTVAIGDGANDLPMIKAAGLGIAYHAKPKVNELAEVTIRHADLMGVFCILSGSMNQK
- a CDS encoding YtjB family periplasmic protein; the encoded protein is MVRAKLKFRLHRAVIVLICLALLVALMQGASWFSQNSQKQRNPQLEELARTLAQQVTLNLAPLLRSETPDEKRISQLLEQLTHKSRILDAGVYDEQGDLVARSGESVEVRDRLALDGKKAGGYFNQQIVEPIQGKNGPLGYLRLTLDTHTLATEAKQVDNTTNILRLMLLLSLAIGVVLTRTLLQGKRTHWQQSPFLLTANKPVKDEDKDESE
- the radA gene encoding DNA repair protein RadA, which gives rise to MAKAPKRAFVCNECGADYPRWQGQCSACHAWNTITEMRIAASPQVARNERLSGYAGNAGVSKVQKLSDISLEALPRFSTGFKEFDRVLGGGVVPGSAILIGGNPGAGKSTLLLQTLCKLSEGMKTLYVTGEESLQQVAMRAHRLGLPTANLNMLSETSIEQICQIADEEKPQLMVIDSIQVMHMADVQSSPGSVAQVRETAAYLTRFAKTRGVAIVMVGHVTKDGSLAGPKVLEHCIDCSVLLDGDADSRFRTLRSHKNRFGAVNELGVFAMTEQGLREVSNPSAIFLSRGDEVTSGSSVMVVWEGTRPLLVEIQALVDHSMMSNPRRVAVGLEQNRLAILLAVLHRHGGLQMADQDVFVNVVGGVKVTETSADLALLLAMVSSLRDRPLPQDLVVFGEVGLAGEIRPVPSGQERISEAAKHGFRRAIVPAANVPKKVPEGMQIFGVKKLADALSVFDDL